The following proteins are encoded in a genomic region of Musa acuminata AAA Group cultivar baxijiao chromosome BXJ2-11, Cavendish_Baxijiao_AAA, whole genome shotgun sequence:
- the LOC135626936 gene encoding cytochrome P450 714B3-like, whose translation MEVPLQVLLSLCLIGVCSLVVYLYYIAWLRPQGIRSKLRQQGIAGPPSLFLYGSSLEMKRLLMAERTRGGRGGEVKHGFTQHVFPHFEQWRKEYGPVFTYSLGNAVVLHVSHPDWVKEISLCSSLDLGKSSYLKKSHEPLFGQGILKSSGKSWSHQRKILAPEFFSDKVKGMVELMVDSAWPLLKSWEEKVELSGGTAAINVDEDLRRYSADVISRTCFGSNYSRGKEIFLKIRELQKAVSSPNLFAEITGLRFPTKGGREVHRLNREISSLILKTVKDGNGTEQYTSQKSLLQAILRSADDDLPSPATPDSFVVDICKNVYFAGHETTAVTTSWCLMLLALHPQWQARARAEAAAVCGHRPPDANSLQKMKTLTMVIQETLRLYPPGAYVARETMQEMEFGGVRIPKGVSIFVQSSALHHDPSIWGPDVLEFNPERFARGVLGACQLPQTYLPFGVGPRTCLGQHFAMTELKVLLSLILLRFSISLSPNYRHSPALRLIVEPEHGVELLLKKEEDLVTSSGIYQ comes from the exons atggaggtgCCTCTGCAGGTTTTGCTTTCTCTGTGTTTGATAGGAGTTTGCAGCTTGGTTGTCTACCTCTACTACATCGCGTGGCTGCGACCCCAAGGCATCCGCAGCAAGCTGAGGCAGCAAGGGATAGCAGGGCCGCCGTCGTTGTTCCTctatggaagctcgctggaaatgAAGAGGCTTCTAATGGCGGAAAGGACTCGAGgaggccgaggaggagaggtaaaGCATGGGTTTACGCAGCATGTGTTCCCTCACTTTGAGCAGTGGAGGAAGGAGTACG GTCCAGTGTTTACGTACTCACTGGGCAACGCAGTAGTGTTGCATGTCAGCCATCCAGATTGGGTGAAGGAGATCAGCCTCTGCTCATCTCTCGACCTGGGGAAGTCTTCTTACTTGAAGAAGAGCCATGAGCCTCTCTTCGGTCAAGGCATCTTGAAATCTAGTGGTAAATCTTGGTCTCACCAGAGAAAGATCTTAGCACCAGAGTTCTTCTCTGACAAGGTTAAG GGCATGGTGGAGCTGATGGTGGACTCTGCCTGGCCATTGCTCAAGTCATGGGAGGAGAAGGTTGAGCTCAGCGGAGGAACCGCAGCAATCAATGTGGACGAGGATTTGAGGCGCTACTCCGCAGATGTCATCTCAAGAACATGCTTTGGGAGTAATTACAGCAGGGGGAAGGAGATCTTCTTGAAGATTAGGGAGCTGCAGAAGGCTGTTTCGAGTCCTAATCTATTTGCAGAAATCACTGGTTTAAG ATTTCCTACTAAAGGAGGCCGAGAAGTGCACCGGCTGAACAGAGAAATCAGTTCCCTAATCCTGAAGACGGTGAAGGACGGCAATGGCACCGAGCAGTACACTTCGCAGAAGAGCCTACTCCAAGCCATCCTTCGCAGCGCCGACGACGATCTTCCCTCCCCCGCCACCCCCGACAGCTTCGTCGTCGACATCTGCAAGAACGTTTACTTCGCCGGCCACGAGACCACCGCCGTGACGACGTCTTGGTGCCTCATGTTGCTCGCTCTCCACCCACAATGGCAGGCTCGCGCTCGCGCCGAGGCGGCGGCGGTCTGTGGCCACCGTCCACCGGACGCTAACTCCCTCCAAAAGATGAAGACG CTGACCATGGTGATCCAGGAGACGTTGAGGCTGTACCCCCCTGGCGCATACGTGGCGAGAGAGACGATGCAGGAGATGGAGTTCGGTGGCGTTCGCATCCCCAAGGGCGTCAGCATCTTCGTGCAGTCGTCGGCGCTGCATCACGACCCCAGCATCTGGGGGCCGGACGTGCTGGAGTTCAACCCTGAGAGATTTGCCCGGGGGGTCCTTGGCGCTTGCCAGCTCCCGCAGACGTACCTCCCCTTCGGCGTCGGGCCGCGGACGTGCCTCGGCCAGCACTTCGCCATGACCGAGCTGAAGGTCCTCCTCTCCCTTATCCTTCTCAGGTTCAGCATCTCCTTGTCGCCAAACTACCGCCACTCCCCTGCACTGAGATTGATCGTAGAGCCTGAACATGGAGTGGAGCTCCTActgaagaaggaagaagacctGGTAACCTCATCAGGTATCTATCAATGA
- the LOC135626938 gene encoding protein YCF54, chloroplastic-like, producing the protein MVAPATLTLGPSAGFSPNQTKVPSFNRRPSFPLPPNSSHLKARSSRGSIPRLQEKLYFSPLPTVGAVAVDSDRIGLSEPAQEEKPRRYDFVVANAKFMLDEEEHFNELLYERRRNFGERNREQDFWIVIEPKFLDKFPGITKRLNRPAVALVSTDGPWMTFMKLRLDRVLADSFEADTLEEALAYNSIDLNFEKPEKWTAPYPKYEFGWWEPFLPPGSSKSSS; encoded by the exons ATGGTGGCTCCTGCGACTCTCACCCTCGGCCCATCCGCTGGCTTTTCGCCAAACCAAACCAAAGTGCCCTCCTTCAACCGTAGGCCTTCGTTTCCCCTCCCTCCCAACTCCTCCCACCTCAAAGCCAGAAGCAGCAGAGGAAGCATTCCCCGCCTCCAAGAAAAGCTCTACTTTTCCCCCCTCCCTACCGTCGGAGCTGTGGCCGTGGACTCCGATCGGATCGGATTATCGGAGCCTGCCCAAGAG GAAAAACCAAGGAGGTACGACTTTGTGGTGGCCAATGCAAAATTCATGCTCGACGAGGAGGAACACTTCAATGAGTTACTGTATGAGCGGCGCCGAAACTTTGGGGAGCGTAACAGGGAGCAGGACTTCTGGATTGTCATCGAGCCCAAGTTCTTAGACAAGTTCCCTGGCATCACCAAGCGATTAAATAGACCTGCTGTGGCTCTTGTCTCCACAGATGGACCCTGGATGAC GTTTATGAAGCTGAGACTGGACAGAGTTTTAGCAGACAGCTTTGAAGCAGACACTCTAGAGGAAGCTCTTGCCTACAATTCCATCGATCTAAATTTCGAGAAGCCAGAAAAGTGGACGGCACCATATCCAAAATACGAGTTCGGATGGTGGGAGCCCTTTCTGCCACCAGGCTCCAGCAAAAGCTCATCATAG